Proteins co-encoded in one Armatimonadota bacterium genomic window:
- a CDS encoding ABC transporter permease → MGRYIARRLLAMVPLLFGISVVIFTIIRLVPGDPIVIMIGVEQATPDEIVRLRQVLGLDQPIPVQYLKFLRRVVTGDLGLSLASDEPVSRLIRERLPATIELTLAAIAVALAIAIPAGVVSAIRKYTVVDTAGTVAALLGISMPNFWLGVMLIFLFALRLGWLPASGRPESLVGGLVTLVTTGDPSALATAAAHLVLPAVTLGSALAAVITRLTRSAMLEVIGQDYIRTARAKGLPGPRVVLRHALRNALIPVVTVVGLEFGALLGGAVITETIFAWPGIGRLAIRSIFQRDFPVVQGVVLMIAVVRICANLAVDVLYAVIDPRIRYQ, encoded by the coding sequence GTGGGTCGCTACATCGCGCGGCGCCTTTTGGCCATGGTCCCGCTGCTGTTTGGGATCTCGGTCGTGATCTTCACGATCATCCGGCTGGTCCCCGGCGATCCGATCGTCATCATGATCGGGGTCGAGCAGGCCACCCCCGACGAGATCGTCCGCCTGCGGCAGGTGCTGGGGCTCGATCAGCCCATCCCGGTGCAGTACCTGAAGTTCCTGCGGCGCGTGGTCACCGGCGACCTGGGGCTCTCCCTCGCATCCGACGAGCCGGTGAGCCGCCTGATCCGCGAGCGTCTCCCGGCCACCATCGAGCTGACGCTGGCGGCCATCGCGGTCGCCCTGGCCATTGCGATCCCCGCCGGGGTGGTCTCGGCGATCCGCAAGTACACCGTGGTCGACACGGCCGGCACCGTCGCGGCGCTGCTGGGCATCTCCATGCCCAACTTCTGGTTGGGCGTCATGCTGATCTTCCTGTTCGCGCTGCGGCTGGGGTGGTTGCCGGCGTCGGGGCGCCCGGAGTCGCTCGTCGGTGGCCTGGTCACCCTGGTGACCACGGGCGACCCGTCGGCGCTGGCCACGGCCGCCGCGCACCTGGTCCTACCGGCAGTCACGCTGGGCTCGGCGCTGGCGGCGGTGATCACGCGGCTCACCCGCAGCGCCATGCTCGAGGTGATCGGCCAGGACTACATCCGGACGGCGCGGGCCAAGGGCCTCCCCGGCCCGCGGGTGGTGCTGCGCCACGCCCTGCGCAACGCGCTGATCCCCGTGGTGACGGTCGTCGGCCTCGAGTTCGGCGCGTTGCTCGGCGGGGCGGTGATCACCGAGACGATCTTCGCCTGGCCGGGCATCGGGCGGCTGGCGATCCGCTCGATCTTCCAGCGGGACTTTCCCGTCGTGCAGGGCGTGGTGCTCATGATCGCCGTGGTGCGCATCTGCGCCAACCTGGCGGTCGACGTGCTCTATGCGGTCATCGACCCGCGGATCCGTTATCAGTGA